One segment of Streptosporangium brasiliense DNA contains the following:
- a CDS encoding TIGR03557 family F420-dependent LLM class oxidoreductase, translating to MPKFGYFLSCEEHGPKELVRQAKRAEQAGFEALWISDHFHPWLDVQGNSPFVWSVIGALAEATSLPITTAVTCPLVRVHPAIIAQAAATSAALTGGRFQLGVGTGEALNEHIIDSRWPPASERLEMLEEAVELMRELWSGRLVTHRGTHYDLDTARLYTLPDEPPPVYMSGFGEKSVQLAGRIADGYISTGPSAELVEKFRRAGGEGKPVQGGLKVCHAADEAAARKTVHRLWPTQGIKGEASQLLPLPRHFEELAESVTEEEATASTPCGPDPEIHAQAVREYLDAGFTEVYISQIGEEQDAFFDFYAKEVLPRVR from the coding sequence ATGCCCAAGTTCGGATATTTCCTTTCTTGTGAGGAACACGGCCCCAAGGAGCTCGTACGGCAGGCCAAACGTGCCGAGCAGGCCGGGTTCGAGGCCCTGTGGATCTCCGACCACTTCCATCCGTGGCTGGACGTGCAGGGCAACAGCCCGTTCGTCTGGTCGGTGATCGGCGCGCTGGCCGAGGCCACCTCGCTGCCCATCACCACCGCGGTCACCTGCCCGCTGGTCCGCGTCCACCCCGCGATCATCGCCCAGGCCGCCGCGACCAGCGCGGCGCTGACCGGTGGCCGCTTCCAGCTCGGAGTGGGCACCGGGGAGGCCCTCAACGAGCACATCATCGACTCCCGCTGGCCTCCGGCGTCCGAACGCCTGGAGATGCTGGAGGAGGCGGTCGAGCTCATGCGCGAGCTGTGGAGCGGCAGGCTGGTGACCCACCGGGGCACCCACTACGACCTCGACACCGCCCGCCTCTACACGCTCCCCGACGAGCCCCCGCCCGTCTACATGTCCGGTTTCGGGGAGAAGTCGGTGCAGCTGGCCGGCCGGATCGCCGACGGCTACATCAGCACCGGCCCGAGCGCGGAGCTGGTGGAGAAGTTCCGCCGGGCCGGTGGGGAGGGCAAGCCCGTCCAGGGCGGCCTGAAGGTCTGTCACGCCGCCGACGAGGCCGCCGCGCGCAAGACCGTGCACCGGCTCTGGCCCACCCAGGGCATCAAGGGCGAGGCGTCGCAGTTGCTCCCGCTGCCCAGGCACTTCGAGGAGCTGGCCGAGTCGGTGACCGAGGAGGAGGCGACCGCCTCGACGCCGTGCGGGCCCGACCCGGAGATCCACGCGCAGGCGGTCAGGGAGTATCTCGACGCCGGCTTCACCGAGGTCTACATCAGCCAGATCGGTGAGGAACAGGACGCCTTCTTCGACTTCTACGCCAAGGAGGTCCTGCCCCGGGTGCGCTGA